The Ooceraea biroi isolate clonal line C1 chromosome 11, Obir_v5.4, whole genome shotgun sequence genome includes a region encoding these proteins:
- the LOC105278671 gene encoding eukaryotic peptide chain release factor GTP-binding subunit ERF3A has translation MANTIAPDSWEQQADSNGDIVGPPQDEQDEQDESSIDSSFSTLNVNAAEFVPSFCMSSTSQNNTAAPTDSSPCIVNATEMNTVTTSTVTTTTSMPVELHHENSTPVVPSDPIGSRVEEPPAGGGAPPPNVNDQLNTSPEHQPADSWEEAAVDGDPLLTPENEEADNDEDEELVVKVPKKKPVKVAEDTKSKKEHVNVVFIGHVDAGKSTIGGQIMALTGMVDKRTLEKYEREAKERSRETWYLSWALDTNQEEREKGKTVEVGRAYFETERKHFTILDAPGHKSFVPNMIGGAAQADLAVLVISARKGEFETGFDRGGQTREHAMLAKTAGVKHLVVLVNKMDDPTVEWDEGRYNECRDKILPYLRKLGFNPAKDLTFMPVSGQLGIGLKDPIPEHLCNWYSGPPFIPFIDSLPSLNRKSNGPFIMPIVDKYKDMGTVVMGKVEAGEAKKGQSLLVMPNRTAVTVDQLWSDDEEVTSVGPGENVKIKLKGIEEEDVSPGFVLCDSNNPIKTGKVFDAQVVILEHKSIICAGYSAVMHIHCAAEEVTVKALICLVDKKTGDKSKTRPRFVKQDQVAIMRIECAGVICLERFKLFQQMGRFTLRDENKTIAIGKVLKVVE, from the exons ATGGCGAACACCATAGCACCAGACTCGTGGGAACAGCAGGCGGACAGCAACGGCGACATCGTCGGCCCGCCGCAGGACGAGCAGGACGAGCAGGACGAGTCGTCGATCGACAGCTCGTTCTCCACCCTGAACGTCAACGCTGCGGAATTCGTGCCTTCCTTCTGCATGAGCTCGACGTCGCAGAACAACACTGCGGCGCCGACCGACAGCAGCCCCTGCATCGTCAACGCCACCGAGATGAATACCGTAACCACCAGCACcgtcaccaccaccacctccATGCCCGTCGAGCTACATCATG AAAATTCTACTCCCGTTGTCCCATCAGATCCAATTGGCAGTCGAGTTGAGGAACCTCCTGCTGGGGGAGGGGCTCCACCGCCGAATGTCAACGATCAATTAAATACCAGCCCAGAGCACCAGCCTGCAGATTCTTGGGAAGAAGCAGCCGTAGATGGTGATCCTTTGCTCACGCCTGAGAATGAAGAG GCTGATAACGACGAAGACGAGGAGCTGGTTGTTAAAGTACCTAAAAAGAAACCTGTCAAAGTAGCGGAAGATACCAAAAGCAAAAAGGAACATGTTAACGTTGTTTTTATAGGACATGTGG ACGCTGGGAAATCAACGATTGGAGGCCAAATCATGGCGCTTACAGGGATGGTCGACAAACGCACGTTGGAGAAGTACGAGCGGGAAGCGAAGGAAAGAAGTCGGGAAACATGGTACTTAAGTTGGGCGCTGGACACGAATCaggaggagagggagaaggGAAAGACCGTGGAAGTGGGTAGAGCTTACTTCGAAACAGAACGAAAGCACTTTACGATATTAGACGCACCCGGCCATAAAAGCTTCGTACCCAACATGATCGGCGGAGCGGCGCAAGCCGATCTGGCGGTCCTTGTTATCTCGGCGAGGAAAGGCGAATTCGAGACGGGCTTCGACAGAGGGGGTCAAACGAGGGAACACGCTATGCTCGCCAAAACCGCAGGCGTCAAACATTTGGTTGTATTAGTAAATAAGATGGATGACCCTACGGTTGAGTGGGACGAGGGACGATACAATGAATGCAG GGATAAGATACTGCCATATCTACGTAAATTAGGATTCAATCCTGCGAAAGACCTTACGTTCATGCCGGTTTCCGGTCAGCTCGGTATCGGCCTGAAGGATCCGATACCCGAACATCTTTGTAACTGGTACAGCGGCCCACCGTTCATACCCTTCATCGATTCACTTCCCTCGCTCAATCGTAAGAGTAACGGGCCTTTTATCATGCCGATCGTCGACAAGTACAAGGACATGGGGACCGTTGTTATGGGCAAGGTCGAGGCGGGAGAAGCCAAAAAAGGACAGTCGTTACTTGTTATGCCAAATAGG ACGGCAGTGACAGTGGACCAGCTGTGGTCGGACGACGAGGAGGTGACGTCCGTCGGGCCCGGGGAGAATGTGAAGATCAAGCTGAAGGGCATCGAAGAGGAAGACGTTAGTCCGGGATTCGTTCTGTGCGACAGCAACAACCCTATCAAAACCGGCAAGGTCTTCGACGCGCAGGTCGTAAtattagaacacaaaagtatcATCTGCGCGGGGTACAGCGCCGTGATGCACATTCACTGCGCCGCGGAGGAAGTCACGGTGAAGGCGCTGATCTGCCTGGTGGACAAGAAGACGGGCGATAAAAGCAAAACGAGGCCAAGGTTCGTCAAGCAAGACCAGGTGGCTATAATGAGAATCGAGTGCGCGGGCGTCATATGTCTCGAAAGATTCAAGTTGTTCCAACAAATGGGTCGCTTCACTCTTAGGGATGAAA ATAAAACTATCGCAATCGGCAAGGTGCTGAAGGTGGTCGAGTAA
- the LOC105278673 gene encoding thioredoxin, mitochondrial, which produces MLRSIRTCMPSVVRRISLFRQNNKRYEINNNNDFVNKVMNGRVPVIVNFHADWCDPCKILTPKLIELIEPMDKVDLAIIDVEENPELVHAFEVKAVPAVIAISNGLVVDKFIGLVNNEMIESLIQKLTHEGPISTESKNTES; this is translated from the coding sequence ATGTTGCGCAGTATACGAACTTGCATGCCGTCCGTGGTGAGACGCATCTCGTTGTTCCGTCAGAATAACAAGCGatacgaaataaataacaataatgacTTCGTGAACAAAGTGATGAACGGCAGGGTGCCGGTTATAGTCAATTTCCACGCGGACTGGTGCGATCCGTGTAAGATACTGACACCAAAGCTAATAGAGCTGATAGAACCGATGGACAAAGTAGATCTAGCTATAATCGACGTGGAGGAGAATCCGGAATTGGTGCACGCCTTCGAGGTGAAAGCTGTGCCCGCAGTGATAGCGATCTCGAACGGCTTGGTCGTGGACAAGTTCATTGGTCTAGTCAATAACGAGATGATCGAGAGCTTAATACAAAAGCTGACGCACGAAGGACCAATAAGTACAGAAAGTAAGAACACCGAGTCGTAG
- the LOC105278670 gene encoding sperm-associated antigen 7 homolog has translation MDLLGSILKSMDKPPTTSDKQKELMKKQREEYQKRQKVEAEKLKLFREKVEETINKFLQDDNAKDYKFTTMDQLHRSIVHDVAEVANVWAYSFGQEGVDRHIMIFKREHAPSEDQLNTLRKGEEWNEEVAKRLKEERARKAREEAEYAKSKKQKDDFVPNSYYKDKYQHLIGKEAALEAARKTEANSSYGCVPSKNKKDQRSIEQTLADIRAKKRKLEMNNETSSDKSTK, from the exons ATGGATCTACTGGGATCTATCCTGAAATCTATGGACAAGCCGCCGACAACGAGCGACAAGCAGAAAGAGCTTATGAAAA AACAGCGGGAGGAATATCAGAAGCGTCAGAAAGTCGAGGCGGAGAAGCTGAAGCTCTTCCGGGAGAAG GTTGAAGAGACAATTAACAAGTTTCTGCAAGATGACAATGCCAAGGACTACAAATTCACTACTATGGACCAACTACATAGAAGTATCGT TCACGACGTAGCAGAGGTAGCAAACGTTTGGGCGTACTCCTTTGGCCAGGAAGGCGTTGATCGACACATCATGATCTTCAAGAGGGAGCACGCACCTTCGGAAGATCAACTGAACACACTGCGCAAGGGAGAAGAATGGAACGAGGAGGTTGCAAAAAGActgaaagaggagagagcgaGGAAAGCGCGGGAGGAAGCAGAGTACGCAAAGTCTAAGAAACAAAAGGATGATTTTGTACCCAATAGTTACTACAAGGACAAGTATCAACACTTGATCGGTAAAGAGGCTGCTTTAGAAGCTGCTAGAAAGACGGAAGCCAATAGCAGTTATGGATGTG TTCCTAGCAAAAACAAGAAGGACCAAAGAAGCATAGAACAAACTCTGGCCGACATACGCGCCAAGAAGAGGAAACTGGAGATGAATAACGAAACTAGCAGCGACAAGAGTACAAAATAG
- the LOC105278669 gene encoding exocyst complex component 8, producing the protein MADNLAKVFAAEDFNPEKFVKELSAQCVGADELRQQRAKIQELANNTSAQLKRNVYQNYMQFIETAKEISHLESEMYQLSQLLSEQRALLSTLGSTRTAGVVFEDLSESQQENSANSVSKEEEQKQKLIQLIENVEGAMSLAETPGRVCLHEGSLLELDPLEGTPLKRIHAYLFSDVLMVASWLANGGRRGPPRYKMQAVYNLETLAIVNVRDHGTVKLAFKLLAFSDTRVFQCATATSKKEWLDKCEQAKRAKLAGENSTDAPDNDKHPKEDKVTPSRSMSLDSNTLGIDDDDSEYHEPLPEWVLEVAEDLDSCIAQRHFEEAYSLLEKAKAYLKDAHPTPLLTEIQAKVNERGRSLVNVLTKELELSAEAKSLQGGGLRSARRAVKLLIQLNRSAQGCHLYLRLCSAVLKARLKRIKREGTIMAYVKQLSAIAFSNMAEIAKEFLKTFPQSTNCTSALVVWCSQEVKHLTSHLAKQLFVPQVVLSTLVECIVAVRSHCDQLTQLGMDFRYQLDGQLRSPLARAIQDAGKNCIDTAKLHVTEDTWRPTNLKTSQNLQKLLSELDDLGIGLPPLYATNDCWIPLTYNTLTFSKIYVSLLEDCLSIATSELMSTIDGVLVSVMRVEVQHLVVSLTDPKLKQERKLVQSNAAYIRDVIIARGLELYKSATNQKFTKLLALKEQIVFESPSPTKPKPAPRTSVPKYSTTEYL; encoded by the exons ATGGCTGATAACTTGGCGAAGGTTTTCGCAGCCGAGGACTTTAACCCAGAAAAAT TTGTAAAGGAACTTAGCGCACAATGCGTCGGAGCAGACGAACTGAGGCAGCAGCGCGCCAAGATACAGGAACTGGCAAACAATACCTCTGCTCAATTGAAACGAAACGTCTACCAAAACTATATGCAGTTTATCGAGACCGCCAAGGAAATTTCGCATCTGGAGAGCGAGATGTATCAATTATCTCAGCTCTTAAGCGAACAACGTGCCTTACTGAGCACACTGGGATCCACGAGGACGGCAGGTGTCGTCTTTGAGGATTTGTCCGAGTCGCAGCAGGAGAATTCTGCTAATTCTGTGTCCAAGGAGGAGGAACAAAAGCAGAAACTTATTCAGTTAATCGAAAATGTGGAAGGCGCTATG aGCTTAGCGGAAACTCCAGGACGGGTTTGCCTGCACGAAGGCTCTCTACTCGAGTTAGACCCGCTTGAAGGAACGCCATTAAAGAGAATTCACGCATACCTATTCAGTGACGTCTTGATGGTCGCGTCTTGGCTGGCAAATGGTGGTCGGCGCGGTCCACCTAGATACAAAATGCAGGCAGTGTACAATCTGGAGACCCTGGCTATCGTCAACGTGCGGGATCACGGCACGGTGAAGCTGGCGTTCAAATTACTGGCGTTCTCCGATACGAGGGTGTTTCAGTGTGCTACAGCGACAAGTAAA AAAGAGTGGCTGGATAAGTGCGAGCAAGCGAAGAGGGCCAAACTGGCAGGGGAGAACTCGACTGACGCGCCGGATAACGATAAGCATCCAAAGGAGGACAAAGTTACACCATCCCGTTCGATGTCCTTAGACTCAAATACACTAG GAATAGACGATGACGATTCGGAGTACCACGAACCACTGCCAGAATGGGTGCTAGAGGTGGCCGAAGATCTGGATTCTTGCATAGCGCAACGCCACTTCGAGGAGGCGTACAGTTTACTGGAGAAGGCAAAGGCCTATCTGAAAGACGCTCATCCAACGCCGCTGCTGACCGAGATCCAGGCGAAGGTGAACGAGAGAGGTCGCTCGCTGGTGAACGTGCTGACCAAGGAGCTGGAACTGAGCGCGGAAGCGAAATCGCTGCAGGGGGGCGGTCTGAGGAGCGCGCGACGCGCGGTCAAGCTGTTGATACAGCTGAACAGGAGCGCGCAAGGCTGCCACTTGTACCTACGGCTGTGCAGCGCGGTGCTGAAGGCGCGACTGAAGAGGATCAAGCGAGAAGGCACAATCATGGCTTACGTGAAGCAGCTCAGCGCTATTGCCTTCAGCAACATGGCGGAAATAGCGAAGGAATTCCTGAAGACCTTCCCTCAGTCTACAAATTGCACCTCCG CTCTAGTCGTGTGGTGCAGCCAGGAGGTGAAACACTTGACGTCGCACTTGGCTAAGCAGCTCTTCGTACCACAAGTTGTGCTGAGTACATTGGTAGAGTGCATTGTCGCTGTTCGAAGTCACTGCGATCAG TTGACTCAACTTGGCATGGACTTTCGTTATCAGCTGGATGGGCAACTCAGGTCTCCCTTAGCTAGAGCCATTCAGGACGCAGGGAAGAACTGTATCGACACGGCGAAGCTCCACGTGACGGAGGACACTTGGCGGCCTACTAATCTGAAAACTAGTCAAAATCTCCAGAAGCTATTGTCGGAACTCGATGATCTCGGTATAGGCCTGCCGCCGTTGTACGCGACGAACGACTGCTGGATACCGCTGACGTACAATACCTTGACCTTCTCCAAAATTTACGTCAGTCTGTTAGAAGACTGCCTCAGCATAGCCACGTCTGAACTGATGTCCACGATAGACGGTGTGCTGGTGTCCGTGATGCGGGTCGAGGTTCAACATCTGGTGGTTTCGCTCACGGACCCAAAGTTGAAGCAGGAG CGGAAATTGGTACAGAGCAACGCAGCCTACATACGCGACGTCATTATCGCCCGGGGACTGGAGCTGTACAAGTCCGCAACGAATCAGAAATTCACCAAGTTGCTCGCTTTGAAGGAGCAGATTGTATTCGAGTCGCCGTCGCCAACGAAGCCAAAACCAGCTCCGAGAACTTCAGTTCCTAAATACTCTACCACGGAGTACCTCTAA
- the LOC105278672 gene encoding transmembrane protein 218 — protein sequence MTALILGVGVGLFIILSLWVLAVLILVVSLRVEKKIGVFAILFVIVVTIVLTSVPRASEKPASVQDKVYDRLFVWRTVLLILLLVSSIVSLVGYIKFGLAEAVRPVRISSWVS from the exons ATGACCGCTCTGATactcggcgtcggcgtcggcttATTCATCATCCTCAGCCTGTGGGTGCTAGCCGTACTGATACTCGTGGTATCGTTGCGCGTCGAGAAGAAGATCGGCGTGTTCGCGATATTATTCGTGATAGTGGTCACGATCGTTCTGACGAGCGTGCCCCGCGCGTCGGAGAAGCCTGCTTCCGTTCAGGACAAG GTGTACGATCGGCTCTTTGTGTGGCGCACAGTGCTCCTGATACTGTTACTCGTCTCGTCTATAGTTTCCCTTGTGGGATACATCAAGTTTGGACTGGCAGAGGCTGTTCGACCAGTTAGGATATCCAGCTGGGTCTCTTAG